Proteins encoded in a region of the Gigantopelta aegis isolate Gae_Host chromosome 13, Gae_host_genome, whole genome shotgun sequence genome:
- the LOC121387107 gene encoding uncharacterized protein LOC121387107 has translation MAAPMQIQMCYFHNFNWLEMIIMRRLTSNLVVWLLIYICLRNIDGFHTNIYYAEDINKQSFSYTKSIPNVPSKISCAVSCARDPNSCQSWYYNRQEETCRIRTGENNAPVKFDNSDHQGRKQWVLMNPPKVHCRVPFVNNVTSAVDRITKNDGNVPCEPDFCFFETDQTFECRKTGSWTQKCGGCKQTVWRHFTTLSGEQGRSLLSSTETVGAIVVPFVRYAAKRYQNATASNEP, from the exons ATGGCGGCCCCCATGCAAATACAAATGTGCTATTTCCACAACTTCAACTGGCTAGAAATG ATAATCATGAGACGTTTGACATCAAACCTGGTGGTCTGGTTGCTGATCTATATCTGTCTGCGTAACATTGATGGATTCCATACTAATATTTATTACGCTGAAGACATCAACAAACAGTCGTTTTCCTACACAAAATCTATCCCAAACGTACCGTCGAAAATATCCTGTGCGGTGTCTTGCGCCAGAGACCCAAATTCATGCCAATCCTGGTACTACAACAGACAAGAAGAAACCTGCCGTATTCGAACTGGCGAG AACAATGCACCAGTGAAATTCGACAATTCTGATCATCAAGGACGGAAACAATGGGTCTTAATGAACCCACCTAAAG TTCACTGTAGAGTTCCATTTGTGAACAATGTGACGTCAGCTGTAGATCGAATCACGAAGAATGACGGAAACGTCCCGTGCGAGCCCGACTTCTGCTTCTTTGAGACGGACCAGACGTTCGAATGCCGAAAAACTGGAAGTTGGACGCAGAAGTGTGGTGGATGTAAGCAGACTGTGTGGCGACATTTTACAACCTTATCTGGTGAACAG GGAAGGTCACTGCTCAGTTCTACCGAGACTGTCGGTGCGATTGTTGTTCCGTTTGTTCGCTATGCAGCAAAACGTTACCAGAATGCCACGGCCAGCAATGAACCCTAA